TGTTGTCCACGATCAGCGGCACGCCGGCCTGGTGGGCGACGTCGGCGATCGCCCGGATGTCGAGGACGTTGCCGCGCGGGTTGCCCAGCGATTCGCCGAACAGCGCCTTGGTCTCCGGCCGGATCGCGGCCCGCCAGGCGTCCACGTCGTCCGGGTCGTCGACGAACGAGACCTCGATGCCGAACCGGGGGAGTGTGTGCCGGAAGAGGTTGTACGTCCCGCCGTACAGAGAGGTGCTGGTGACGATGTGGTCCCCGGCGCCCGCCAGGTTCAGGATCGCCAGCGTCTCGGCGGCCTGCCCCGAGGCGACGGCCACGGCGGCCACGCCGCCCTCCAGCGCGGCGATCCGCTGCTCGAAGACGTCCGTCGTGGGGTTGTGGATGCGGGTGTAGATGTTGCCCGGCTCCGCCAGCGAGAAGAGGTTCGCGGCGTGTTCGGTGTCGCGGAAGACGAACGAGGTCGTCTGGTAGATCGGCACCGCCCGCGCCCCGGTGGCCGGATCGGGCACGGCCCCGGCATGGATCTGCTTGGTCTCGAACGACCAGGCGGGAGTGGCGGATTCGGCGGACTGACTCATGACTGGTTTCCCCTTGGAACGGAACGGCTCGGCGCAGCTCGATACGGCAGGGCACGGCTCGGCACGGCCTGAAGGCATGGTGAGGAACGCGCCACGGGCGGCGCGGTGACGGGCAAGGGCGGGTCGCGAGGCGGCTGTTCAGCGCCCCACGGCGCCCGGGATACAGCTCGTGCCGGGGCGGCGCGCGAACGTCCTGACGCTCACCTGGCCTCCTTCGGACGGCCGGTGGCGACGTCGAGGACGAAGCCGCGCAGGGAGTCGGTGTGCGGCACGAACGGGCCGGCCGCGATGCGCCGCGCCGCCTGCGCCACGTCCTCCTCGGCGTCCGGGAAGGACTCGGCGGCCCAGCCGGGCCGGAGACCGGTCTCCTCCTCGATCCCGCGCTTGACCACGTCGTCCGTGAAGGTCGTCATGCCGCGGTCGGTGTGGTGGACAAGGATGATCTCCCGTGCCCCCAGGAGTCGTTGGCTGATCGCTGGTGACCGGATCGCGTCATTGGTGACCACATCATCGGCGTTCCGGATCGCACGCGCCTCGTCCTCCCGCGGGCCGAGGACGCCGTTGACGTTCAGCCGGGTGTCCGTACGGACGACGACGGCCACCTGCCGGGAGGGCGGCAGCGGCAGCGGGCCGGTGAAGGGGGCCGCGTAGGCTTCGTTGTTCGCCGGATACTCGTCGGTGACGGACACGGCGCTCCCCTTCCTCGCGGCTTGCCGGCGAGTTCCCGGCGTCGGCTCCGACCACCCACGTTAGGGCAGGTCCGGGGGGCCGGAAAGCCGGGTCGGCGGATGGCCACGAGACCGCAAGGCGCGCTCATCCCACGGCAATACGGCCGCAACAGAACACCGCCGCCCATGACCTCCCCGCCCGCTCCCCGCCCGCTCCCCGCCCGCTCCCCGCCCGCTCCGCCGGCGGCAGACGGCCGGAGTCCGTCACCCCGGACAGCACGTGGTCGGCCGCGGCGAGCGCGAACTCCGTTCGTCGGTGAGGTGCGGATCCGGCGTGCCCGCCGCCCTCCGTCAGCGGCGGGCCGAATTTCCCGGGCGCGGCCAAGAAGGGAAAAGAGTCCGGGGTGCGACCGTCCCGGCGTGCTCCGGAATTCCGGCCGCGAGGTGGTCGGTCATCTCACCCCTCAAGCGCGGACTCCAGCAGCCGCTGCGCCACCGCCACCGCCGGCTGAGGCCCCGCCGCCTCGCCCGGACCGTTCTTGGCCAGGTGCTCGCCGGTCACCGGCGCGTCCTCGGTGATCGGGACGCACCACTCGTTCGACGGTCCCGCCCGGACCGGCGGCGTTGTGTCGGCGAGCCGGGTCTGCGA
Above is a window of Streptomyces sp. NBC_01803 DNA encoding:
- a CDS encoding beta-class carbonic anhydrase, producing MSVTDEYPANNEAYAAPFTGPLPLPPSRQVAVVVRTDTRLNVNGVLGPREDEARAIRNADDVVTNDAIRSPAISQRLLGAREIILVHHTDRGMTTFTDDVVKRGIEEETGLRPGWAAESFPDAEEDVAQAARRIAAGPFVPHTDSLRGFVLDVATGRPKEAR